A stretch of the Arachis stenosperma cultivar V10309 chromosome 6, arast.V10309.gnm1.PFL2, whole genome shotgun sequence genome encodes the following:
- the LOC130934160 gene encoding uncharacterized protein LOC130934160, with protein sequence MFDKALCDLGASINLLPLSLAKRLQINEIMPTDVVIRLADKTQKQAIGVVENVLLKVGKYFLPTDFVILDMEESHIHPTILGRPFLATARALKDVEQGELILRIHDERLSFNVFKLSQEVDQEHKEPSKNHDEMLKEEASTEAHPTYLETPLVTKQGKQPLPQLKEKLEEPKPLEACEDNITTTVGKEVIKIKAISKDTRKKVPRKWRNKKIPTEDFSPGDRVISAYFPDIPPNLSTVPSQLPKVFTINRILSLEHVEIIDTTNGYKSTARREDFKHYQPP encoded by the coding sequence ATGTTTGATAAAGCACTCTGTGATTTAggggcaagcatcaacttacTGCCCCTATCCCTGGCGAAGAGGCTGCAGATCAATGAGATAATGCCCACAGATGTGGTCATCagattggctgacaaaactcaaaagcaagcaataggagtggtGGAAAATGTGTTACTAAAGGTTGGGAAATACTTTCTCCCAACAGACTTTGTCATCCTAGACATGGAAGAGAGTCACATTCACCCAACCATAttgggaagacccttcctagctacGGCCAGAGCACTCAAAGATGTGGAGCAAGGGGAGCTAATATTGAGGATCCATGATGAACGGCTCAGCTTTAATGTCTTCAAACTCTCACAAGAAGTAGACCAAGAACACAAGGAACCAAGTAAAAACCATGATGAGATGCtaaaggaggaagcaagcacAGAAGCACACCCAACCTATCTGGAAACCCCTTTGGTTACTAAACAAGGGAAACAGCCACTACCACAGCTCAAGGAAAAGTTAGAGGAACCTAAACCTCTAGAGGCATGTGAAGACAACATCACAACTACCGTAGGAAAGGAAGTCATCAAGATCAAGGCAATATCAAAGGACACAAGGAAGAAGGTACCAAGGAAGTGGAGGAACAAAAAGATCCCTACGGAAGACTTCTCTCCAGGAGATAGAGTGATCTCAGCTTACTTCCCAGATATCCCCCCTAATCTCTCTACTGTACCATCTCAGTTACCTAAAGTCTTCACAATCAATAGAATTCTCTCCCTGGAACATGTAGAGATCATTGACACAACCAATGGATACAAGTCCACAGCGAGAAGGGAGGACTTCAAGCATTACCAACCACCCTGA
- the LOC130934161 gene encoding uncharacterized protein LOC130934161, with translation MVTTSDQEAEDKQSKLSQQPEDNSTEEEDRDHQELEISQQELLKLYVPFPQLLNGAVGKRIYSRFLDLFTSLHVNIPSIKAIQQMPAFIKYMKELLPRKSSIKRGHTIVMNKECSALIQPELPAKRKDPRSFHIPCAIGETMFDRALYDLGASINLLPLSLVKRLQINEIMSTDVVIRLADKTQKQAIGVVKNVLLKVGKYFLLTDFVILDMEESHIHPIILGRPFLAMVRALIDVEKGELILRIHDERLSFNVFKLSQEADQEHKEPSKDHNEMLKEEASTEAHPTYLETPLVDKQGKHQLPQLKEKLEEPKPLEGCEDNIKTPLEEEVIKSKAISKDTRKKVPRRWRNKKIPTEDFSPGDRVISAYFPDIPPNLPTVPSQLPKVFTINRVLSLKHVEIIDTTNGYKSTARGEDFKHYQPP, from the coding sequence ATGGTCACTACAAGTGATCAAGAGGCTGAAGACAAGCAAAGCAAACTCTCCCAACAGCCTGAAGATAACTCAACAGAGGAGGAGGATAGAGATCACCAAGAACTAGAAATCTCACAACAAGAGTTACTGAAGCTCTATGTACCATTTCCCCAACTTCTCAATGGTGCTGTggggaagagaatatactcaagGTTCCTAGACTTGTTTACATCTCTGCATGTGAACATACCATCCATCAAGGCCATCCAACAAATGCCCGCATTCATCAAGTATATGAAGGAACTTCTTCCCAGGAAAAGCTCAATCAAAAGAGGCCACACTATAGTGATGaacaaggaatgtagtgccCTTATTCAACCTGAGTTGCCTGCAAAAAGAAAAGACCCAAGGAGTTTTCACATCCCCTGTGCCATAGGGGAAACAATGTTTGATAGAGCACTCTATGATTTGggggcaagcatcaacttacTGCCCCTATCCCTGGTGAAGAGGCTGCAGATCAATGAGATAATGTCCACAGATGTAGTCATCAGACTAGCTGACAAGACTCAAAAgcaagcaataggagtggtGAAAAATGTGTTGTTAAAGGTTGGGAAATACTTTCTCCTAACAGACTTTGTCATTCTGGACATGGAAGAGAGTCACATTCACCCAATCATAttgggaagaccattcctagctaTGGTaagagcactcatagatgtggaGAAAGGGGAGCTAATATTGAGAATCCATGATGAACGGCTCAGCTTTAATGTCTTCAAACTCTCACAAGAAGCAGACCAAGAGCACAAGGAACCAAGCAAAGATCATAATGAGATGCtgaaggaggaagcaagcacTGAAGCACACCCAACCTATCTAGAGACCCCTTTGGTTGATAAACAAGGGAAACACCAACTACCACAGCTCAAGGAAAAGTTGGAGGAACCTAAACCTCTAGAGGGATGTGAAGACAACATCAAAACCCCCTTAGAGGAAGAAGTCATCAAGAGCAAGGCAATATCAAAAGACACAAGGAAGAAGGTACCAAGGAGGTGGAGGAACAAAAAGATCCCTACGGAAGACTTTTCTCCAGGGGATAGAGTGATCTCAGCTTACTTCCCAGATATTCCCCCTAATCTCCCCACTGTACCATCTCAGTTACCAAAAGTCTTCACAATCAACAGAGTTCTTTCCCTGAAACATGTAGAGATCATTGATACAACCAATGGATACAAGTCCACAGCAAGAGGGGAAGACTTCAAGCATTACCAACCACCCTGA